From a single Miscanthus floridulus cultivar M001 chromosome 8, ASM1932011v1, whole genome shotgun sequence genomic region:
- the LOC136468499 gene encoding protein FAR1-RELATED SEQUENCE 5-like yields the protein MEKELIATFNKVNLPDRKIMAVLSYIRGDVTPYNKKHISNEKTKINKATSDNDMQQVYDWYSKKQAEDPMFFYKFSIDENNKVKNIFWSNGTSRRYYEEFGDCISFDTTYNTNKYSLKFAPIVGITGHGDNCLFGCAFIMDETTETFEWLFQTMLTCMGGKHPKTIITDQDLAMKAAIRNVLPDTIHRNCFFHIVKKAQEKGGRIFSLERNKNLHDDLFDILRNSLTETEFEYLYKKLPQTYDVDGFRYLDDMWFNRENFVPCYFKKHFFPFINSTARSEGTNALFKLDVTPRYSIMRFMNEF from the coding sequence ATGGAGAAGGAACTTATTGCAACATTCAACAAAGTGAACCTACCAGATAGGAAGATTATGGCAGTCCTATCTTATATAAGAGGCGATGTCACTCCATACAACAAGAAACATATCAGCAACGAGAAGACAAAGATAAATAAGGCAACATCGGATAATGACATGCAGCAAGTGTATGACTGGTATTCTAAGAAACAGGCTGAGGACCCAATGTTCTTCTACAAGTTTTCCATAGATGAAAACAACAAAGTGAAAAACATTTTCTGGTCCAATGGTACAAGCAGAAGGTACTATGAGGAATTTGGAGATTGCATCAGTTTTGATACAACCTACAACACGAACAAGTACTCCCTCAAGTTTGCACCAATTGTTGGTATTACAGGTCATGGGGACAATTGCCTGTTTGGCTGCGCTTTCATAATGGATGAAACTACAGAAACTTTTGAGTGGTTGTTTCAGACAATGCTGACTTGTATGGGAGGAAAGCACCCTAAAACTATAATCACTGACCAGGACCTAGCAATGAAGGCTGCTATCAGAAATGTTCTACCGGACACTATTCATCGGAACTGCTTCTTCCACATTGTGAAGAAAGCTCAGGAGAAAGGTGGTAGGATATTTTCATTGGAAAGGAACAAGAACCTGCATGACGATCTCTTTGACATTCTTAGGAACTCATTGACCGAAACAGAGTTTGAGTACTTGTACAAGAAGTTACCACAAACATATGATGTCGATGGCTTCAGATACCTTGATGACATGTGGTTTAATAGGGAAAATTTTGTTCCATGTTACTTCAAGAAGCATTTCTTCCCTTTCATCAACTCTACAGCGAGAAGTGAAGGCACAAATGCATTATTCAAACTGGATGTCACACCAAGGTATAGTATTATGAGATTTATGAATGAGTTCTAA